The Corvus hawaiiensis isolate bCorHaw1 chromosome 9, bCorHaw1.pri.cur, whole genome shotgun sequence genomic sequence ATAAGTAAATGGGTGAGACCAAATACTGATTTACAGGACAGATTCTCAAATATCTTTGCTATATTTGCACTTAGTCCCCTTTTCTGAAAGTaagtatttgttttcctttatccTCAAATGAGAGATAACCAAGATTGTTTGGGAAGTGTCTGAGTGGAAGGGAAAAATGTAGATATTTCGGATGCTTCTCCTGggagacaaaaataaacaggGGTTGTTACGGATAGAGGTGCTCAGCTAACATCTCATGGCCTGTATATGGCCCATCTGAATGATACTGCCAGCTTGTAGTTACTACTTGGAAAACTCTTTCCCAGGATACCTTCAGGAGCACCCACTCAGCAGGCTGTAGGATAAATGACCTGTTTCAGTAGAAACCTGCTGGTGGGTGGGTGTGTATCCCTTCTCCATTACCCTATACATATATGATGGGGGAATTAAGGGACTATGCCCAAAATATAATGGGCTGGACCAGCTTCTGGAGTGGTTTATCTTGCCTGTACTACTTCTGCTTCCAGTTGCTGGCATAAGAGCTGCTAGCAGCAGCCCTTGGTACTGGAGGACACAGGGAAGCGCACAGATGGCAGGATGGTGCTTGAGGAAAGCAAAGGTCCTCAAGTAATAAAGTATAGTGGCCTTTTTGATCAGAAATgctgggcagcactgctggaataTTTCTGGCTGTTGTGTGCATGTCTCCATGATATTGATGCTCTTAAAAGCTGAGAGCACTGCTTGCTGAGCAGCTCTTCCCAATCAGCGCCTACTGATGCAAAAATACTTGAAAGTTCTTACATGATCCAATGATCATCCTCTCTCCTGGCTTTACACATAGTGTAAAGAATTCCTGGGCTGTCAATACAGCTTTAGGCAGGGCCCAAACTtatattttttctgcaaattgTCTGGAGGGAGAGAATGTGGGATCAGGACCCCTGATCTTCCTGTAATTCAGCCAGAGTGTTCTTTGCTTCGAGTGGAATGTGAGTACTGTCTGAAATCTGCTGCTCTGTAAGTATACTTAAATGCAGTTTAATTGTCTGCACGAAAGTGCAACATAATCATAAAGAAGAGTTTTCTATGTTTCTGGAAGATTTTGCTATTGCTTTCAAACTTCTATTATAAAACTTTATAGTAAGAAATAGATACTGTATGTATTACTAGAATATAAAAAGTATTCAAAAATAACTCTGTGTACTATTGGACTAACCATGTATAGTGATGAAAACTGTTTCATTATCTTTCAGAAGCTATGAAAAATATCTAACTCAGGttaatgaaaaaatgttaaaacttGCATAAACACTATCAAGTCAATGTTGGCAATGTTGATTCCTTAAAAATACGAAGTAAAGCTAGTTATTAAGCAGTCTTTCTGATTTAAGGTGTAACTTGGATGATCTAGGAAGTAGTTGGAATGCAGACAGGTACAAAAACATGCCAGTGAGGGAGGAGGAAGTGTTAAGTAGCAATGCTGTTAGTTACCTGCAAGAAATGAAAACTAATTCTGCCAATTGTGGTAGCATTAATGGAACTTGAAAGAGAGCTACTTTTAATCTTTAAAGGTTACAGGAATAGCTGTTCTGTGAtagtttattttccaaattttgaTACTGTAATTAGTGCATTgctaaagacaaaataattcaACAGATCCAAAATGTAGATTGGTAAAGAGCAAAGAAATTACTATTAATAGCATATTAGTCTGAAACAATCCAAACAATGCAAGAAGTGAAACAGTTGCCAGCAGATAAGAGCAATATCAGTTTGCTACATGAGCGAACAGCAGTGACAcgattttccttttctgttacCTGTTAGCGAGGGATCTTCTGTACCATCTCCAGACATCTGGCTGTGAAGATGAGCATGGTGTGTCGGTGAGCTTAAGTGTTCCTCTTGTTCTTGCagggaaatggaatttttgtgggCTACCTTGTTCAGGCTTGCACCCAGACTGCTCACAGGGTTCATCTGTGGGACTTCTGTGGTTTTTCTGTTGGGTGGCTGATAAACTTGACTGTAATGGCCTATGGGATGATATGCTGGTTTCTCAGATTTGCTGTCATCTTCATCATCGTCATCAATGATAACTAGTTCTGCACGGATAACTCCATCATATTGGGACAACTTCTGGTTTGCTTCTGCATCGTCATCATCAATGCGCTGATAACCCATGAAAACCATTGTCACTGGTTCAGACTCATCCACGTAACAAGGTACAGCCTGGACAATGTTGTATCGAACGTCTTCCTCATCTTGAGGTGCAGGGGATGTTTCATTAGGATGACAGGGATTTAAAAACCTTGTCTCACTGTGTCTTTCTCTTGTATTCTGGTAAGGTTTTAATTCCTCATGTGcagcatttctttcttcattatGAATCATCCTGTTTTCATGATTAGTGTGCACTTTCTTCTCTGAATGGGAAATTACTGGAGAGGGAGACTTTGGTTGTATTACCTTTGGAAGATCAATCCCATTCTCTTTATTTTGCTCCATAAAGGGCTCTGTTTTGGGGGAGATCTCTGTCTGATGATTGCTAAATCCATTCATCTCTCTTTTGTCAGTGCCTTCCGGTTTTGGTCCAGGGACTAATTTGTCTTTCTGAGGAGTAACTGGCCTGCAGAATTTGTTTGCAAATACAGGTTCATGGTACTCTGTGGGAgactgagaatttttttcagttgccTGCCGTAGCAGTTCTTCCACTTCAACAGGAGCAAGTTCATCCATCCCATTTTGTGTTGTGCTCCCATTTGAGGATACTGCATAGACTGACTTCCTGCCATCATCATAGACTTTAATTCCTGTCTCTTTAAATTCCTTTGAGGGAAGAGGTATTGTTGATAACACTGTGTTTTCTCCTGTCTTCATgtctttttcaaccttaatTTCCATGGCAAACAATGCTGTTGAAAGAAACAAGTGCTTAAACTGGTAATGCAGTAGCTGCAAGAAATACAGGAGTTCTGACAGTGATAGAGAACATCTGTCAGAATGCATTATTTAATATGTGAAATTATCACATACACAACTACTATATTAGATTCTCATTTTGAATGTCTGCTTTTATCCCGTGgaaacaaaatttcatttaGATCTaattctgtgaggaaaaaatcAGCTGTTGATGAGACAGTTTTCAGTATAGGATAGACCAAGAAATCCAGACTTAACCTTGGCCCCTGGCATTATGCTGGACAGTAGGAGCTGAAAGAGCTCAATGTGCTGCGATGCCAGAGTCTTGGGCACTCTGAAGGGTTAGGAGGCTTTGTAGTAGTTGGAAAATAACCAGAGTACTGTTAGCTGCCCAACAGCTGTAAGTGCAGATAGAAAATGTGAAATGAGTGATATGAAGGGAGTCTGTACTTAGTTATGACAGGCAGAGGAATGAAGCACTGGAAAGAAGTGTCAATGGTGTTATTCTCAGTGGCACATATCTTACACCACTCCCTCACCTCTCAGTTTTGATGACATAACTGGTAACACATCTTAAATGAGAATGTCTCTCATATCTGTAAT encodes the following:
- the PALMD gene encoding palmdelphin, with the translated sequence MQSHTSVSEHQQQKRMEEAELLKERFQAITDKRKLQEEITQKRLKVEEEKMKHQHLKKKALREKWLLDGFSSMTPKEEEEMQKQNQEDQQRTHELEQDIFRLEKEIEALERKEMEVSAKEEAILKRLKSVEKTTEDIIKSVKTEKAGFEKEAADYIYASIPDLPKYFRPSALRSTAHADTDDEEKRKALFAMEIKVEKDMKTGENTVLSTIPLPSKEFKETGIKVYDDGRKSVYAVSSNGSTTQNGMDELAPVEVEELLRQATEKNSQSPTEYHEPVFANKFCRPVTPQKDKLVPGPKPEGTDKREMNGFSNHQTEISPKTEPFMEQNKENGIDLPKVIQPKSPSPVISHSEKKVHTNHENRMIHNEERNAAHEELKPYQNTRERHSETRFLNPCHPNETSPAPQDEEDVRYNIVQAVPCYVDESEPVTMVFMGYQRIDDDDAEANQKLSQYDGVIRAELVIIDDDDEDDSKSEKPAYHPIGHYSQVYQPPNRKTTEVPQMNPVSSLGASLNKVAHKNSISLQEQEEHLSSPTHHAHLHSQMSGDGTEDPSLTALRMRMAKLGKKVL